In Candidatus Binataceae bacterium, one DNA window encodes the following:
- a CDS encoding aminotransferase class III-fold pyridoxal phosphate-dependent enzyme has product MDVAQPRAALAADLPCIKTPVPGPASRKIFEHEERHLAPGRQRISQLAGVAFNHGNGATLTDADGNVYVDFFAGVAVASLGHAHPAMTKALAEQASRLTVGTFATAQRAEAFERLTAAAPAPLRRVHLYSGGAEAVEAALRLARSATKKHEVLSFWGGFHGKTGGVLGMVGDESKQGYGPLPGGRYLVPYADCYRCAFKLQYPSCGLFCVEFARKQLKHSSAGALAAVLVEPFQ; this is encoded by the coding sequence ATGGACGTGGCACAGCCTCGGGCGGCCCTTGCGGCCGACCTACCCTGCATCAAAACCCCCGTTCCGGGGCCGGCCTCACGCAAAATTTTCGAGCACGAAGAGCGCCATCTGGCGCCCGGCCGCCAACGTATTTCGCAGTTGGCCGGGGTGGCCTTCAACCACGGCAACGGAGCTACTCTGACCGACGCCGACGGCAATGTCTACGTCGATTTCTTTGCCGGCGTCGCAGTCGCCAGCCTGGGCCACGCTCATCCCGCGATGACCAAGGCATTGGCCGAGCAGGCTAGCCGCCTGACCGTTGGCACCTTCGCTACCGCTCAACGCGCCGAAGCCTTCGAACGCCTGACTGCGGCTGCGCCCGCACCGTTGCGCCGAGTCCATCTCTACAGCGGTGGCGCCGAAGCGGTCGAAGCCGCCTTGCGCCTAGCCCGCTCGGCCACCAAAAAGCATGAAGTGCTGAGCTTTTGGGGCGGCTTTCATGGCAAAACCGGAGGCGTCCTAGGGATGGTCGGTGACGAGTCCAAGCAAGGTTATGGACCACTGCCCGGGGGTCGCTACCTGGTACCCTACGCCGATTGCTACCGCTGCGCGTTTAAGTTGCAATATCCGAGCTGCGGCCTGTTCTGCGTGGAATTCGCCCGCAAGCAACTCAAGCATTCCAGTGCCGGCGCTTTGGCCGCCGTGCTGGTAGAACCGTTTCAGG